The Lactuca sativa cultivar Salinas chromosome 2, Lsat_Salinas_v11, whole genome shotgun sequence genome includes a window with the following:
- the LOC111896291 gene encoding cleavage and polyadenylation specificity factor subunit 2, with product MGTSVQVTPLCGVYNENPLSYLVSIDGFNFLIDCGWNDHFDPSLLQPLSRIASTVDAVLLSHSDTLHLGALPYAMKQFGLSAPVYATEPVFRLGLLTMYDHYLSRKQVSEFDLFTLDDIDSAFQNVTRLTYSQNCHLSGKGEGIVIAPHVAGHLLGGTVWKITKDGEDVIYAVDFNHRKERHLNGTVLESFVRPAVLITDAYNALSNQPSRRQRDQEFIDAILNTLRGNGNVLLPVDTAGRILELLLILEQYWEQHHLTYPIFFLTHVSSSTVDYVKSFLEWMSDSIAKSFEHTRDNAFLLKHVTLLINKTELENIPEGPKIVLASMASLEVGFSHDIFVEWAADSRNLVLFTERGQFGSRARILQSDPPPKAVKVTLSKRVPLVGEELAAYEEEQEKIKKEEALKASLVKEEESNSKAVVGTDVSKSDPMIIDGHAQADVVGEAYRDVLIDGFVPPSSVAPMFPFYDDTSEWDDFGEVINPDDYVIKDEDMDMGSMAVGGDVDGKLDEGTASLMLDTTPSKVVSSELTVQVKCCLVYMDFEGRSDGRSMKSILAHVAPLKLVLVHGSAEATEHLKQHCLKHVCPHVYAPQIEETIDVTSDLCAYKVQLSEKLMSNVLFKKLGDYEIAWIDSEVEKTENGSISSLLPLSTTPHTPPPHKSVLVGDLKMADFKQFLAGKGVQVEFAGGALRCGEYVTLRKVGDASQKGGAAAIQQIVIEGPLCDEYYKIREYLYSQFYSL from the exons ATGGGGACATCGGTGCAGGTGACGCCACTGTGTGGAGTGTACAATGAAAACCCATTATCGTATCTGGTCTCCATCGATGGCTTCAACTTTCTTATCGATTGTGGTTGGAACGATCACTTCGACCCCTCTCTCCTTCAACCTCTATCCAG GATTGCTTCGACGGTAGATGCCGTGTTGTTGTCACATTCAGATACACTACATCTTGGTGCTTTACCCTATGCCATGAAACAATTCGGACTTTCTGCTCCAGTTTATGCAACAGAACCTGTCTTCAGATTAGGGCTATTAACTATGTATGATCACTACCTCTCCCGCAAG CAAGTATCTGAGTTTGATTTGTTCACACTGGATGATATTGATTCTGCCTTCCAAAATGTGACAAGATTAACCTACTCTCAGAATTGTCATTTATCTG GAAAAGGGGAGGGTATAGTGATTGCACCTCATGTTGCTGGTCACCTTTTGGGAGGTACTGTTTGGAAAATAACTAAAGATGGAGAAGATGTGATATATGCTGTTGACTTCAATCATCGAAAAGAAAG GCATTTAAATGGAACAGTTTTAGAATCTTTTGTTCGACCAGCTGTTCTTATAACAGATGCATATAACGCTTTGAGTAATCAGCCTTCTAGACGTCAAAGAGATCAAGAATTTATAG ATGCTATACTGAACACTCTAAGAGGCAATGGAAATGTGTTGTTGCCTGTGGACACTGCTGGCCGAATACTGGAGCTGCTTTTGATACTCGAACAG TATTGGGAACAACATCATTTGACCTATCCTATCTTCTTTCTCACGCATGTGTCATCAAGCACAGTTGATTATGTCAAGAGTTTCCTTGAGTGGATGAGTGATTCAATAGCAAAGTCTTTCGAGCACACTCGTGATAATGCCTTCCTTTTGAA GCATGTTACTCTTCTGATCAACAAGACTGAACTAGAAAACATCCCAGAGGGCCCAAAG attGTCCTGGCTTCTATGGCCAGTTTAGAAGTGGGATTTTCACATGATATATTTGTAGAATGGGCTGCTGATTCAAGAAATCTTGTTCTTTTTACGGAAAGGGGACAG TTTGGTAGTCGTGCACGAATCCTTCAGTCAGATCCACCTCCTAAAGCTGTTAAAGTAACCCTTTCAAAGAGAGTTCCATTAGTTGGTGAAGAGTTAGCTGCATATGAAGAAGAGCAAGAAAAGATTAAAAAGGAAGAGGCTTTGAAAGCCAGTCTTGTAAAGGAAGAGGAATCAAATTCAAAAGCTGTGGTTGGCACTGATGTTTCCAAATCTGACCCAATGATCATTGATGGCCATGCTCAAGCTGATG TTGTTGGGGAAGCATATCGTGATGTTTTGATTGATGGATTTGTTCCACCTTCGAGTGTTGCCCCGATGTTCCCTTTTTATGATGACACCTCTGAATGGGATGATTTTGGAGAAGTCATTAATCCAGATGATTATGTGATCAAGGATGAAGATATGGACATGGGATCTATGGCT gtgGGTGGAGATGTTGATGGAAAACTTGATGAAGGCACTGCTAGTTTGATGCTTGACACAACCCCATCAAAAGTTGTATCTTCTGAACTTACT GTCCAAGTGAAATGTTGTTTGGTTTACATGGATTTTGAAGGACGTTCTGATGGTCGCTCCATGAAGTCAATTCTTGCACATGTTGCTCCCTTGAAACTT GTTTTGGTACATGGATCAGCTGAGGCAACCGAGCATTTGAAGCAACACTGTCTGAAACATGTTTGTCCCCATGTATATGCTCCACAAATTGAAGAAACAATTGATGTCACATCAGATTTATGTGCTTACAAG GTGCAACTCTCTGAGAAACTGATGAGCAATGTTCTGTTTAAGAAG CTTGGAGATTATGAAATAGCGTGGATTGATTCAGAGGTGGAAAAGACAGAGAATGGCAGCATCTCTTCACTACTCCCCCTTTCAACAACACCTCATACTCCTCCTCCTCATAAGTCTGTGCTTGTTGGAGATCTAAAAATGGCAGATTTTAAGCAGTTCCTTGCTGGAAAGGGTGTCCAGGTGGAATTTGCTGGTGGGGCTCTGCGTTGTGGGGAGTATGTTACATTGAGGAAAGTTGGTGATGCCAGTCAGAAG GGTGGTGCTGCTGCTATCCAACAAATAGTTATTGAAGGTCCACTGTGCGACGAGTATTACAAGATTCGGGAGTACCTTTATTCCCAGTTTTATTCActttag